One genomic window of Boudabousia tangfeifanii includes the following:
- a CDS encoding LCP family protein, with translation MAIFAIAVFLGSFLGLLSHRVAGGIRNINLTKAQSAGVSQELVDPSAGKSLTFLLVGVDSREGAENTAIGGGGDPGARSDTTIVVKIAADRKSALMASVPRDALVNIPECVTNDGKTVPARRHAMFNSAFAYAYEAGGEDVSDGIACTVATFKKLTDVPLDGVVVADFAGFEKVVNAIGGVNVCLADPFEPEYVNGFKLPAGKSHLNGTEAIQFVRARKGIGDGSDTQRQIRQQYFLRNAWHQLQESGILYNPGKAIGLLDSVKGMLQFSDSLADPMTLAGLGYSLRNMPMSAIESVHVPFHDEGPRVVFDADAEEAWKRFLPSTLESEQPSPEPGNNQPAPGNDAPAPNGEGTSTPEENQGEEAKPDENAGNNEGPAPSPSPEISEQEKREQQLGLLQCH, from the coding sequence GTGGCAATCTTCGCCATCGCCGTTTTCCTCGGCTCGTTCTTAGGCCTGCTCTCACACCGAGTTGCAGGCGGCATCAGAAACATTAACCTCACCAAAGCCCAATCTGCGGGTGTTTCCCAAGAGCTAGTCGACCCAAGTGCAGGAAAATCCCTAACCTTCCTGTTAGTCGGCGTAGACTCCCGCGAAGGCGCTGAAAACACAGCCATTGGTGGCGGTGGAGACCCTGGTGCCCGTTCAGATACCACCATCGTGGTAAAGATCGCCGCAGACCGTAAGAGTGCCCTCATGGCCTCAGTTCCCCGCGACGCCCTCGTCAATATTCCCGAGTGTGTCACCAATGATGGTAAAACCGTCCCAGCTCGACGGCACGCCATGTTCAACTCTGCCTTCGCCTACGCTTACGAGGCCGGCGGCGAAGACGTGTCGGACGGTATCGCCTGTACCGTCGCCACCTTCAAAAAACTTACTGACGTTCCCCTCGACGGGGTAGTAGTCGCAGACTTCGCCGGCTTCGAAAAAGTCGTAAACGCCATCGGTGGCGTCAACGTGTGTCTAGCAGACCCATTCGAACCCGAATACGTCAACGGCTTCAAACTTCCAGCCGGAAAATCACACCTCAACGGCACCGAAGCCATCCAATTCGTCCGCGCCCGCAAAGGCATCGGCGACGGCTCCGACACCCAACGACAAATCCGGCAACAATACTTCCTACGCAACGCCTGGCATCAGCTACAAGAAAGCGGCATCCTCTACAACCCTGGTAAAGCCATCGGCCTGCTAGATTCCGTCAAAGGCATGCTACAGTTCTCCGACTCCCTAGCAGACCCCATGACCCTCGCTGGGCTCGGCTACTCGCTGCGCAACATGCCCATGAGCGCCATTGAATCCGTCCACGTCCCCTTCCACGATGAAGGTCCACGAGTCGTGTTCGATGCAGATGCTGAAGAAGCCTGGAAACGGTTCCTGCCCAGCACGCTCGAAAGTGAACAACCCAGCCCAGAGCCTGGCAATAACCAGCCAGCCCCAGGGAACGACGCCCCGGCACCAAACGGTGAAGGCACCTCCACCCCGGAAGAAAATCAGGGTGAAGAGGCAAAACCAGACGAAAATGCCGGCAACAACGAGGGCCCAGCACCATCGCCAAGCCCAGAAATCAGCGAGCAGGAGAAGCGCGAACAACAACTCGGCCTGCTTCAATGCCACTGA
- a CDS encoding 5'-nucleotidase C-terminal domain-containing protein, giving the protein MATNSTTSARRLLGAVAVLTLAGAGLSATPAYAADTVDLNLLAITDLHGHIKQETDRNGQITEPGAPLLGCAIDLERADKSKETTLVSVGDNIGGSAYISAVSNDEPTIAVLNVIKPEVSALGNHELDKGSKAFADRLAGRNGHTKINFPVIAANVTGLEGMGKTHVWTSPSGIKVGFVGALTNEIGDLVNPEGIKDLKFTDLGSTINSEAKALKQSGKADIVVALAHEDAEIVAKQMSKDVDVVLAGHTHRDFVNNEAEGKDGNKLIALEAASFGKALGKISLKVDKATKKLVSGNAKNIDTAELLKVCADKPNKQLEEIVKAAEAKADKTGNNPVATINGSLLRATVKPGVVVENRGAESNMNNLIAEATRQQVSGADIGLMNAGGLREDLIPNEKGELTLKQAFTAQPFGGSLSYSKMSGAQFKKALEQQWKKPGENPRPFLKLGLSKNVTYTFDPSAEYGKHVIDIFIDGKHIDDNKIYKVAGNSFIMKGGDGFTELNEKDNEKKTNDTGIIDLQATIDYLKSQADSGNVVSTNGPKQTLGLKLASTEALPGGNLVLDLSSLAMTSGEAPKEVKVEFNGQTVSAPVQTDLRPSKEVLTDQYGTAKVVIPVDAGLKPGFGYTAKVTIPATKTTAESQFTVPVAIREGIKRMQPPTQDGKFKDVNALTLYSGQIYWLKDTGITTGWADGTFQPLANIQRQAMAAFLYRLAGSPKVPGFDQTPAATPEGKTIEPATPEAPAAPQFKDVQKTALFAKQIAWLRSTGITTGWADGTFRPTDPVNRDAMAAFLYRFCGQFADKCAPVVNPERFNLANGPHFKDTAGELFAKQISWVNQAKISTGWNDGTFRPSEPIHRDAMAAFLYRLTHNTAK; this is encoded by the coding sequence GTGGCTACGAATTCGACAACGAGTGCACGCCGCCTTCTGGGCGCTGTAGCAGTCTTGACTCTCGCAGGCGCCGGACTTTCCGCGACCCCCGCATACGCAGCTGACACGGTTGATTTGAACCTGTTAGCCATCACCGATTTACACGGACACATCAAGCAAGAAACCGATCGTAATGGTCAGATCACTGAACCAGGTGCTCCTCTATTAGGATGCGCTATTGATCTTGAGCGCGCCGACAAGTCCAAGGAAACCACCTTGGTCTCGGTTGGCGACAATATTGGCGGATCTGCTTACATCTCGGCCGTCTCCAACGATGAACCGACCATTGCAGTTCTTAATGTTATTAAACCTGAAGTTTCGGCTCTTGGTAACCACGAACTTGACAAGGGATCTAAAGCGTTTGCCGATCGCTTGGCTGGGCGTAATGGCCACACCAAGATCAACTTCCCAGTGATTGCCGCCAACGTGACTGGGCTTGAAGGCATGGGTAAGACCCATGTATGGACTTCGCCTTCAGGCATCAAAGTTGGTTTTGTTGGTGCATTGACAAACGAAATTGGGGATCTGGTTAATCCTGAAGGGATCAAGGATCTAAAGTTTACCGATCTTGGATCAACAATTAACTCAGAAGCTAAGGCTCTTAAACAGTCCGGTAAGGCTGACATTGTGGTGGCTCTTGCTCACGAAGATGCTGAAATCGTTGCTAAACAGATGAGCAAGGACGTTGACGTTGTTCTCGCTGGTCACACCCATCGCGATTTTGTAAACAACGAAGCTGAAGGCAAAGATGGCAATAAACTTATTGCACTCGAAGCAGCATCATTCGGAAAAGCACTCGGCAAGATTTCTTTGAAAGTTGATAAAGCTACTAAGAAGCTCGTATCTGGCAATGCAAAGAACATTGATACTGCTGAATTGCTAAAGGTTTGTGCAGATAAGCCGAATAAGCAACTGGAGGAAATCGTTAAAGCAGCTGAAGCTAAGGCTGATAAAACCGGTAATAATCCAGTTGCAACTATTAACGGTAGTTTGCTTCGCGCCACTGTTAAACCAGGTGTTGTGGTTGAAAACCGCGGTGCAGAATCTAATATGAATAATCTAATTGCTGAGGCCACTAGGCAGCAGGTATCTGGTGCAGACATTGGTCTAATGAATGCTGGCGGTCTTCGTGAAGACTTAATCCCTAATGAAAAGGGAGAATTGACCTTAAAGCAGGCATTTACAGCTCAGCCGTTTGGTGGTTCTCTATCGTATTCGAAGATGTCAGGTGCGCAATTTAAGAAAGCCCTTGAACAACAGTGGAAGAAGCCTGGTGAAAATCCACGTCCGTTCTTGAAACTTGGCCTATCGAAGAACGTAACTTATACTTTCGATCCTTCTGCAGAATACGGCAAGCATGTTATTGATATTTTCATTGATGGTAAGCACATTGATGACAATAAGATTTACAAGGTTGCTGGTAACTCCTTCATTATGAAGGGCGGAGATGGGTTCACTGAACTAAACGAGAAGGATAACGAAAAGAAGACTAACGATACCGGTATTATCGATCTTCAAGCAACGATTGATTACCTAAAGTCTCAAGCAGATTCAGGTAATGTAGTATCTACTAACGGGCCAAAACAAACCCTTGGTTTAAAGCTCGCCTCCACTGAAGCGTTGCCAGGTGGCAACCTAGTCTTGGATCTTTCTTCCTTGGCTATGACTTCGGGTGAAGCTCCGAAGGAAGTTAAGGTCGAGTTTAACGGCCAGACCGTTTCGGCTCCAGTTCAGACCGATCTTCGTCCTTCGAAGGAAGTTTTGACTGACCAGTACGGCACTGCCAAGGTAGTCATCCCAGTGGATGCAGGTTTGAAGCCTGGCTTTGGTTACACTGCAAAGGTAACGATCCCAGCTACCAAGACCACTGCGGAATCCCAGTTCACTGTGCCAGTAGCGATTCGTGAAGGCATCAAGCGGATGCAGCCACCAACCCAGGATGGCAAGTTCAAGGATGTTAACGCCTTGACCCTCTACTCCGGTCAAATCTACTGGTTGAAAGACACTGGTATCACCACCGGTTGGGCCGACGGCACCTTCCAGCCATTGGCTAACATCCAGCGTCAGGCAATGGCCGCCTTCCTCTACCGCCTTGCCGGTTCGCCAAAGGTGCCTGGTTTCGACCAGACTCCAGCAGCCACCCCAGAAGGCAAGACTATTGAACCGGCTACCCCGGAAGCACCAGCAGCTCCACAGTTCAAGGACGTTCAAAAGACCGCCTTGTTCGCAAAGCAAATCGCTTGGTTGCGTTCCACCGGTATCACCACCGGTTGGGCCGACGGTACTTTCCGCCCAACCGATCCGGTAAACCGTGACGCCATGGCAGCCTTCCTCTACCGCTTCTGCGGTCAGTTCGCTGACAAGTGCGCCCCAGTGGTGAACCCAGAACGCTTCAACCTTGCTAATGGTCCACACTTCAAGGACACTGCCGGCGAACTCTTCGCAAAGCAGATCAGCTGGGTTAACCAAGCAAAGATCTCGACCGGTTGGAACGACGGTACTTTCCGTCCTAGCGAACCAATCCACCGTGATGCGATGGCGGCCTTCTTGTACCGCCTCACTCACAACACTGCAAAGTGA
- the radA gene encoding DNA repair protein RadA — protein sequence MAKAKTIHECSECGATYGKWQGQCRNCGEWNTITEVTPSAGTKTLTVLSPGKSAKPITEVDSRLSTRRKTGVGELDRVLGGGFVPGAVVLLTGEPGIGKSTLLLDVSAKVAAKASAPVLYVTGEESASQVRLRAERIGALHDNLLLAAETNLAAVLGHIEENRPSLLIVDSVQTLAHPEVEGSAGGVAQVRAVASLLIAEAKSRSLPVILVGHVTKDGTVAGPRVLEHLVDVVAHFEGDRHARLRLLRAIKNRYGATDEVGCFEMSDLGIVGLEDPSGLFLESADASIPGTCVTVTLEGRRPLATQVQSLIASAPAGAPRRTTIGVDRSRVSMILAVLEARQGLAIAGRDVYVSTVGGAKTSEPAADLAVALSLSSAATNLALKDSLVAFGEIGLTGEVRATPAIARRLAEAERLGFKRAIVPQAAADEARGVKNLQVTLVRTLAEALQAAFNPSEK from the coding sequence GTGGCGAAAGCGAAAACTATTCACGAGTGTTCCGAGTGCGGGGCAACTTATGGCAAGTGGCAGGGCCAGTGCCGTAATTGCGGCGAGTGGAACACGATTACGGAGGTGACTCCTTCTGCCGGCACCAAAACTTTGACTGTCCTTTCCCCGGGTAAATCGGCAAAACCAATTACCGAGGTTGATTCGCGCCTTTCTACTCGTCGCAAGACCGGAGTGGGGGAGCTGGACCGGGTGCTGGGTGGCGGTTTTGTGCCCGGGGCCGTGGTGTTGTTGACGGGTGAACCGGGTATCGGTAAGTCGACTTTGTTGCTGGACGTGTCTGCGAAGGTGGCCGCTAAGGCCAGTGCTCCGGTGCTTTATGTGACGGGCGAAGAGTCTGCCAGCCAGGTGCGTTTGCGGGCCGAGCGGATCGGCGCCCTTCACGACAACTTATTGTTGGCGGCGGAAACTAACTTGGCGGCAGTGCTGGGTCATATTGAAGAGAATCGCCCGAGCTTGCTGATCGTGGACTCCGTGCAGACTTTGGCTCACCCCGAGGTAGAGGGGTCCGCCGGTGGGGTAGCGCAGGTGCGTGCGGTAGCTTCATTGTTGATTGCTGAGGCAAAGAGCCGCAGCCTTCCCGTCATTTTGGTTGGGCATGTGACCAAGGATGGCACGGTGGCTGGCCCGCGCGTCCTCGAACACCTGGTTGATGTTGTCGCCCATTTCGAGGGCGACCGGCATGCTCGCTTGCGTCTACTGCGGGCGATTAAGAATCGTTATGGGGCCACCGATGAGGTCGGCTGTTTTGAAATGAGTGACCTGGGAATTGTTGGGTTGGAGGATCCTTCTGGTTTGTTCCTTGAGTCGGCTGACGCTTCGATTCCGGGCACTTGTGTTACCGTCACCTTGGAGGGGCGTCGCCCTTTGGCCACGCAGGTGCAGTCTTTGATTGCTTCGGCACCGGCGGGGGCTCCTCGTCGGACCACCATTGGGGTGGATCGTTCTCGCGTTTCGATGATCTTGGCAGTTTTGGAAGCCCGCCAGGGTCTAGCGATTGCTGGCCGTGACGTTTACGTTTCAACTGTAGGTGGGGCAAAGACGAGCGAACCGGCTGCAGATTTGGCGGTGGCTCTTTCCCTTTCTTCGGCGGCCACCAACCTAGCGTTGAAGGACTCCTTGGTTGCTTTCGGGGAAATCGGCTTGACCGGTGAAGTGCGGGCCACCCCCGCGATCGCCCGCCGTTTGGCCGAGGCCGAACGACTCGGCTTTAAACGGGCGATTGTGCCGCAAGCGGCCGCGGATGAGGCTCGCGGGGTCAAAAACTTGCAGGTGACTTTAGTACGAACCTTAGCCGAGGCCTTGCAGGCAGCTTTTAATCCGAGTGAGAAATAG